The proteins below come from a single Harpia harpyja isolate bHarHar1 chromosome 2, bHarHar1 primary haplotype, whole genome shotgun sequence genomic window:
- the ANKRD37 gene encoding ankyrin repeat domain-containing protein 37 isoform X2: MCSCLRTCRSRLPAVGGAAGRVSRWVTAREARGRESFVPGPAASASPEPGEPGALSRRAAMLMLDCSSESGSFSNLFEAGTSVNAPADAFGQSPAHLAACGGEAFFLLWQLQTGANLNQQDCLGEAPIHKAAKVGSLECLALLVAGDAKIDLCNNSGQTAADLALAYGFLECAKFLTTIQHTQTMKLRGQSGYLLSDKHGLLREDPAAQNQESETNRSISRKRRRSDADK; encoded by the exons ATGTGCTCGTGTTTGCGTACGTGCCGCAGCCGGCTCCCGGCAGTgggcggggctgcgggcagggtcTCCCGGTGGGTCACGGCGCGGGAGGCGCGGGGTAGGGAGAGCTTCGTGCCGGGCCCCGCTGCCTCGGCCAGCCCGGAGCCCGGAGAGCCGGGCGCCCTCAGCCGAAGGGCGGCAATGTTGATGCTGGACTGCAGTTCAGAG TCTGGTAGTTTCAGCAATCTGTTTGAGGCAGGAACCAGTGTGAACGCACCTGCAGATGCCTTTGGTCAGTCTCCAGCTCACTTGGCTGCTTGTGGTGGTGAagcttttttcctactttggCAACTGCAGACAGGAGCGAATTTGAACCAACAg GATTGCCTTGGGGAAGCCCCGATTCATAAAGCAGCAAAAGTTGGGAGTTTGGAATGTCTTGCTCTCCTTGTTGCTGGTGATGCCAAAATTGA cttgtgcaaCAACAGCGGACAAACAGCAGCAGACCTTGCACTGGCTTATGGGTTTCTGGAATGTGCCAAGTTCCTCACAACAATTCAGCACACGCAGACAATGAAACTGAGAGGACAGTCTGGCTACTTGCTAAGTGACAAACATGGCTTGCTGAGAGAGGATCCAGCTGCACAGAACCAAGAAAGTGAAACCAACAGATCCATaagcaggaagaggagaagaTCGGACG CTGACAAATGA